The following DNA comes from Meles meles chromosome 8, mMelMel3.1 paternal haplotype, whole genome shotgun sequence.
GCTGAGGGAAGGGGTGAGAGGGCGTTTCTCCGGCTCCTGCACCTCGAGGCCTGAAGGGGAAGGCTCAGCTCAGACCCGCTCCCCCAGGAGCTCCCAGCATTTGAGGCGGCCCCCCAGGGCCCtccaccttctgcccctcccaccgcccctcgCAGCTCGCCTcagctccccctgcctccctctagCTGCACTGGCCACCTTGCCTGTCCTTGAACTTGCCAGGCCTTTGCTtcagctgtttcctctgcctgaaatgcttGTCCCCAGGCATGTTGACAGGAAAATCTCTCACCTTCTAGTCTTTGCTCCCACTTCACCTCCTCTCTCAGGACCACCCTGAGCACTATATAGTCAAAATCGCAACCTGCCCCACCCAGCGCTCCTgacctccttccccctgctctccgTCCTCCCCAGAGCATGGCCATCTCCTAACATTCTGGGGCTGAGCCGCCAGCGCGGGACCAAGCATGTGAGATGTGGCCCATCTGAACTTCCACGTGCTGGAGTGTAAAGTGGCCAAGGTTGtagcaagaaaaaataacacaaacTATCTCGTTAATAaagaattaactaattaattaaaatatctcattaatgaATTTCCATACTGATAATAGGTTGAAATGGTAGCAGTTCAGGTATAATAGgatcagtggtttgggccactgccttcggctcaggtcatgatctcggggttctcggatcgagtcccgcattgggctctctgctcggcggggagcctgcttccctctcactctctctgcttgcctctctgcctacttgtgatctctgtcaaataaataaataaaatcttttaaaaaaaaattaattttgcctgaataaagccataaaaaaaaaaaaagccgggggatgcctgggtggcttagtcattaagtgtctgctttcggctcaggtcatgatcccagggtcctgggatcaagctccgcattggactacctgctgagtggagagcctgcttctctctctcctccctgctcccactctccttgttatctctgtctttttccccatataaataaaatctttttaaaaaattaattttacctgtcTCCTTTTACTTTTCTGATgaggctactagaaaattttaaattacatgtatAGCTCATGTCATATTTCCACTAGACAGGGCCGttgtaaataattattatttttatgcatGTTGTTTACTATCTCCCTCCTGCACCAGAATGCTCCCTGCTGTATCTCCAGCTGTGTCCCCTGCTGTACCCCTAGCATATCACCTGGCACTCGGTAAAGGCTCACTGTCAAGTCGAGGAGTGGATGAACCACCGGCCCCAGGCAGGCCAGATACCCCCAACTCACCCTCTCCGTTAGCATCGGCTTTGTGTTCCGACAGGGTCTCGATAGAGCCATCCCACCCCACGCTGGGTCCTGGGGGAGCACAAGGCAGCTAATGGGCCATGGGGACCAGAGCAGAGGTGGGCAGGGCTTGTGCGGAGACCCAAGGGACCAGAGGGAAAGCCAAGGGGCTGCTGGGTTCAAGGGAGCTGGAGAGCAAATGGGAGCAGGGACCCTGGTCTCTCACCTTTGCCCTGGGAGGTGGGCGCGCCCAGGGGGCCCGGCCTGCGCTGTCGGAATCGCTGCCTGGGGGTGTCCCCGGGGCTGAACGACTCAGAGCTTCGCCCCACTGGGAATCTGGAGCTGAGTTTCCGCCGCCGCCCCCCTGCCAGGGTCTCATCCCGAAGGCAGAGGGAGCTCTGGGCCCGGCGCATGGGTGCAGGGGAAGGGGATCCTGCAAAGGTatagggagggagggtgtgtggagctgtgcagggaggggctgggcagaGCGGAGGGGCGAGCAGGGTGAAGCTGCAAAAGGGCAAGGACAGGAGGCTGCAAGAGGCAGGGGTAAGGTCTGGGTGAAGGAGGGTGGCGACAGGAGGCTGGCCTGAGCTGGCTCTGACACTAacccactgtgtgaccttgggcaaggcacgtcccctccctgggcctgggATAAATGACCTCTTGCTAAAGTCCCCGGCTGCTCTGAGGTCCGAAACACTGCTGCAGATGGGCAGGACGGGGTGAGTGGCAGCGGGGCAAGAGGCAGGTACGAGCTGAAGGGCTTGCAACAGAAAGGCCACGGGGTACACAAGATGAAGGGAGAGACCACGGGCGTCGGCAAGCACCGGGATGGGGATAGGAGACATGGGGTGAGGACCATCCTGGTCACTGGGCCCCCCAGACCCACCTGTCCCATCTGCCTCCCTGCCCTCGGAGAGCTCCGTCTCTGGGGGGCCCCCCAGGCTCTCGGTGCTGCCAGCCCCATCGGCCCCCAGGCGTGGCCCCCCATGGGGGCCCCCCTCCCGCCGGGGCCGCATCAGCCTCTTCACCTTGTCTGCCAACCAGCTGCCCTTCCTGGGGGCAAGAGGGCACAAGAGGGGGTAaggccagggaggaaggaaggacaagaGGGCCACGTTGGGGATGGCAAAGGCCAGGCAAACCCTCATCGGGGCCTAGAgcgggcagggcaggggcagaggttGGGAGGATCCCCGGCTCCAGGGCGTGGACGGGCCCCTCACTTGATCCGGGGCAGGGGCCCAGGCTCCAGCACTCGGTACTGGTCCATGATCTTCTCCACCAGCTTCTGCTTCTCACGGCGCAACGCATTGAGCTGGTCcctgtgagcaggaggaggaaggacgCAGGCATGAGGCCAGGCAGGAGGGAGCCTCAGGACACTCGGCTAGTCCGGTGTTGGCGAACCGCTGCTGTCCTGAGTCCCAGGTGGTCAGCCCCGAGCTGGGCCCCTCCACGGCCTGCTCACAGGTACTCGCGCTGCTCGCGATGCAGGTGGTCCCGGCTCTCCAGGCTGCGCTCCAGGAGCTCCCGGTTCTCCCGGCTCAGCGCCTGGACCTCAGCGAGGAGCTGCCGGTTCTCCTCTTCCTGGGCGCTCCGAAGCTCTGTCAACagctgcggggggtggggagggggcagacagTAGGGCAGGTGGGGGATTTAATGGGGCTCCGGGTGGCTACCtcctcacccagccccccacagaccactccccagcccccagcaggcCGCCGCCCAGCCCTCAGCACACCTCGCATTGCGTGGTCAGCCGGCAGGCGCTGAGGTCTAGCTGCTGGTTGGACTCACGCAGACGCTGGCTCTGCACCTCCAGCTGGGCCCGCTCCAGCTCCAGCCGCGCCAGCCGGCCCCGCAGCTCCCCGCGCTCCCCCTGCAGCTCACCCCGCTCCCGTGACACCTCGGCCAGCAGCTTCTGAGCCCTGCAGAACCCAGAAGAGTTGCTCTCCGAGGGCACGCGgtccccctcccaggccctgagaAGAGCCCCGCTGGGGGAGAGGAGCCAAAGCAGGATCCCACAGGGATGGTGACTAACTCACCACCAACCCACTTCGAGGACAGGAACACAGAGACCTGGCCCAAGAGCAGCGGGGCCCGTGCCGGGGCTGGTACCTATCATGCTCGATCTGCAGCCTCCGCAGCTCCTCCTCCAGGCTGCGCTGCCGATGCCCGTCCTGCATCAGGCGTTCTCGCTCTGCCAGCAAGGCCTTCTCCTGTGCCTCCACGCTGGCCCTCTGGGCCTGCAGCTGCTCGTGCCTGGGATGCACAGGGACCGAGAGGGCTGCAGAGACCTGGGGCCGGGGCAAGCGGGCGGCCGGACTCTCTGGGGTCCACCCTCTCCTAAGCACTGGCCCCCAAACAAAGCCAAGGAGCAGAATGCTGGGCGGGGTGCCCACCACTGCCCATAATGAACAAGCCTCGGGTGAGCTCAGCCCGGAGCCCAGCCACACGTGAGGCCACGGCAGCAGAGGTGGCTGTGTTGCGTGGGGGTGCTTCTGGGCGAGGGGAGCAGGGGGGTGGTCAGACCCACCCAGGGAGTCTGCTCCACGCAGGCTGGGGGTGCTGGGGAGCGAAGCCGGGAGTCTGGGGGAGGCTCACCGGCCCTGCAGCTCCCGGTGTGCCAGCTCCAGGGCCCGCATGTTAGCCTTGAGGTCACGGTGCCGCACCAGCAGTCCCTCTAGCTCGGCCTCCTGCCGCCGCTGCAGCTGGGCCAGGGCCTCGTGATCGCGAAGCAGAGCCTGCTGTTGCCCCCGGGTCTCCTCCTGGGACTGCCGCGCCGCCCGCACCTCCTCCTCCAGCACCCCCAGCTTCCGGtgcagctcctgcccctgcatCTCCAGCACAGACTTCTCAGCCTAGACAGGGGAGCGGGTGTGATCCCCGTTCCGAAAGAGGTAAGGGACTGGGCGCAAAAGgcaaggggcagggcagaggatcCAAGAGAGGACTATAGAGGCAGACCGCTGGAGCGGGGGCGACGGGGTACAGAAAGCAGAGGCGGGGTTAGTGGGCAAGGAGAGGTGAGCGGTATCACGGAGATGGGTGCTGACGCCAGGCCTTGGAGGGGAGGGCAAGAGGCACAGGGTGGCGTTGGGGGGGGGAAGCCAGGGCGGGGTAAGGGCAGGGAAAGCGTTAGGGACCAAGGGCTTGCTGTTGAGAGGGATGGAGCTCAGCAAACCCAcagaggtgaggggaagggggaagacgGGGGCAGAAGGGGCAAGTACaagggagcagggaagaggggtgCCCAATGGGGTGTTCAGAGGTCAGGCACAAGGGAACAGGAAGCGCGGTAGGCTGGGAGCTAGGGCAGAGAAAACGGTGGGTGGCAGAGGAAAGGGGGCGTGAGCGAGGGCAGGGGACAGGGTACCCAGACCGCTACCCACCTGCAAGCGGCTGCTGTACTCCTGGGCGCGCTGGCTCTGCAGCAGGAGCTCCTGGGCGCGCCCCTGCAGGCTCCCCAGCTGTCCCTCCAGGTGCTGCAGCTGCCCCTGCAGAACCACCTTCTCAGCCACCAGCGTCGCATTCTGcccagaggggagtggggagtcAGCAGGGGGCAGGCCACTGGGCCAAACCCCCCCTCCCCGTGCCCGCCACGGGCAACACTCACGCTGCGCTCCACCTCGATGAGCCGCCCACTCTGGGCCCCCGGGGTCCTCGACTCGGCGTGCCCATCCGACCCCAGCCCCTCGGGGCCCCGGCGCAGCTGCAAGGAGAGGCCCCGGGAGGTCATGCAGGAGCGTGGAGGAGGCCTGAGGATGGTGCGAGGACCTAACCCAGGGGACCCTCACCCCTTCGGGCGTGCCCCCGCCCCATCCCTCCATCATGGGTTCTCCCACCCCCGCACTCCTGCCTCCCGAAGGTCCATCTGTCATTCTCTATCTGCCCTGCTCCGTGTCACTCAGTTCTACAGCATTTTCCAGCCTCTCTCCACTCTGCTTTTCCTCTGGGCCCCGGGTTTCAATGCCACTTCCCCCCAGCCGAGCCTACCAGGGGCTCTGCTGGGGGCCCACTGTCCCCTGACACCCCGTGTTATGGTGTCCTGTGTCCTTGCCTGCTCTTGGGCCTCCCCACACCCCAGAGCTgagccctgagctgggagcctcaGAAACGATGGTCAGCCAAGGACAAGGGCAGTAACCGAGATCACTCGGGAGCGGGGAGGCCCTGGAGAAACACAGCCGAGCAGAAACACCTCCAAGCGGAGCTGCCGGGGTATGTCCACCGGAGGAATGAGGGAAACAAGGCTCCAGGGCCCCAGAAGACTCCAGGACCTGGGCAGAGTCCGCCTGACCCCCAAGCACGGGGCACTCTCCAAGATGCCCCCAAATGGGGCACAATGCAAGGGACGGGCCAAAAATCAAGGGGCAAGACCAGCACGGGGCTGGAGGGACCGGAGCACGCGCAGCCCTGGACGTGGGCAGGCAGGATGGAGGGCGGGGTAGGACGAGGCTGCCGGGCTCTGCCTGCCTCACCTGGAccagctcctcctccagctgcagAGCCCTGGTCTTGAGCTCCCTCAGGGCCTCCTCCTTGCTGGTGGCCGCCGCCTGCAGCTCAGCTTCCAGCCGCTGTTCCAGGCCCTGGTACCTGTCGGGAGAAGCCGTGGCACCGACCACTGCCCCGGCCCTGGCTGCGCCCCCTCTCTGCCCCGGGGCCACACCCCCACCTCTGGTGCTGGAACTCTTGTTCCCGCAGAAATTCCTGGCGCTCCCGGGCCGCCTGCTTCAGCTCACTCTGCAGATGCTCCAGCCGCGCGCCCAGCTCCCGGCTCCGTACCACGGCCTTCTCCAGCTCCTGAGGGCAGGCACAGCAGGCTCAGAGCGGGAAGGGAAGACCAccgccctccccagcctccccccatCCTTCCCCAGGGAGGGCCAGATGGCGTCTGGAGACCTAGTTTTCTGTCCTTCCTCCATCACCCTAGGCAAATATCTTTTTAAGTAGgttctcacgaccctgagatctagagtcacgTCCTTTACTGATGGAGCACATCAGGCGCCCCACCCTGGGCCAAGATCTCTAACCCTTTGGCCTTCTACgcctccatctgtaaaatgggaacaaagcCTGGCCACCTTGCAGAGTGACCAGAGAAGAGCTGGGAGGTAAGCCTGGCGGCGGGGGAAGGAGGCCCCTGGTCCAGGAGTCGGAGACACTCGCCAGGCAGAGCgtctttacctctctgagcccacGGTTCCTCGTGCGCCCAGTGGCCGCGAGCCGTGTCCTACGTGATGAGGCCATGCTGGCCACgagagggaaagagggatttAAAAGAGGCAGACAGGAAGAGTGCCCTGGGCCACAGAGGGATGGGGACGGAGGACAGGAACTGGGTGAACGTCAGGCCCAACCACAGTGGGggctggtgggtggggagagatgCTGCGGGCCAGGCCAGGAGTCCTGTGGCGGTTGGGCCGCACCATTGCGGAAGGGGGCAGAGCGGGATGCAGAGACAGACCAAACCATTCTGAGGTGGGGGGGCCCTGGCAGGATGAAACCACAAGCAAGGGCCTACTCGGACCAGCTGCCTACCAAAGCCTGTCTCTGGACACCAAGTCTACCGCTGCTGCTCTGACCTTCCTAGGTTTGCAACCCCACCGAGTCTCCCCCGGGGCTACTGTCCTTCTGAACACCCTTGGCCACTGCCTCTCACGGGAAAAACTATAAGTCCCATGAGGCCCTGCTGCCTTTTGGCCCACATTCAGGAGAGCCCAAGGGCTAAGGGTAGAAAGAACAGTGGTACCCATGAAGAGACTTGAACCTCGGGCCAGACCCCAGAACTGGCCCCTTCCAGGCCCTCGGCACCCTGCCCCCACTGCACCTCCTGCCCTCCACCCAGCCCACAGGGACAGGCTGCCTGGCCTCAGGTTGCCTAACCTCCCGGGTCTAGCCACCTCCGCCTACACCACACCCAGTCATCACCAGGAACTGCTCTGCCCAGGAAATGTCACAAAATTCCCCTTTGTCCTCAGGCTCTTCCACAGCGCTCAGTCCTGGGAGCACGCCTTACCCTCACCTGCCCTGCCCGCCCTGCCCGCCTGCTGGCATCCCCATTCCCcagccgccgccccccccacaTTCGCCCGGAAGGCAGGTCATCTGAATTCGAGCTTCCCAGGACAGGAGACAGGTTAAGGAACGCGCCCCTAACGGCACAGCCGGCTGGTCGGAGATCTGGGCCAGAAGCCAGGTGTGCCCGACAGCATGGCTCAGTCACATCCTACAGAGTGAACCCCAGAGACCCCCCTCTCCACCTACCTTCCCACCcgcacccccatccccccactccccagccctgccctgccctgcctgatGCCTCACCCCGGGTCAACCCAACAGGGTGTTCCAGCTCCTCTCCGCCCAAGGGGGCTCTCAGCAAACGACCCCTTCTTTCTGAATCTCGGGGTCCTCATCTGGACAACAGGGATGAGACTGGAAACTGCTCAGCTGGAAGATTCCATTCCTAGTTGTGcacgccccacccctgcagcaCAGGGCCCCGGGCCTGAACACCCTTCCCATCGCCTCCTAGCCTCCTCCGCTTCCCCCAAGGGGCCTCGCAACACGAGGACCTCGCGACTCGGCCTCCCCTTCAACATCCTGCTGGGTTTAAAGGTCATGGCCCTCGTGTAAAGGCCATTGAGATCATTTCCTTCCTAAGAACCACCACAACTCCTTCCTCCGCTTGAAAGGAAGATGAGGCCCTGCCCAGTATGAACCTGCTGGTGAACCCCCACCCGTCCGGTGCCTGAGCATCCGTAATGCCTTCGGGTCTCCGCACATGCCGTTCCCTCTAAAGTGTCCTTCCCACCTAGTGGGAGCCCGACTGTTCCTCACACCCTTCTCCGAAGCCTCCTTGCCTCCACCCCAGCACCAGCTCCCTCTCCCGTGGCCTCCTGCACCCTTTGCAAcaggtcttggggcacctgagtggctcagctccttgagtgtctgactcttgatttcttagggtcctgggatcgagccccaggtcaggatccctgctcagcgggcagtcaacttgtctccctcttcctctgcccctccccctgcactcactctctctaaaataaattttaaaatcctaaaaatcaTATTAATAATAATCAACATGTCTTGGGGCGCCcggatgactcagtcagtgaaccatccgactcttgatttcggctcaggtcatgatctcaaggtcgtgggatcgagccccttgttggagtctgcttgagatccactcctcccctcaccccctgcccctttcccccttctctcaaaaataaaaacaaataaatagatcttttaaaaatataattaacatgtcTGGAGCCTTTGCCCGGCATAAACTAGGCTCATCACACAGTTACCTCCCTTGGTCTCCCGAAAGGCCTGAGACAGCAATGAAGGGtgccccccattttacagaaggagaaATAGGGTGGAGGGGAGTCGGCTCCCACAGTCTGAGAGCCAGGACTGAACCCCCAGGCGGTCCGGCTCCATACCCACACTCTTATCCCCTCCTACAGCCCGCCCCACCAGACAGAGGGGACATCGGTCCCGTGTCCTGGGCCCAGCACCTCTTGGAAGGCAGGGGTGGACTTCGCCTTTCTCTCTCCAGCCCCAGTAGGTGCCGAGCGCTCTGGGGCCACTGATGGAATTGATAACCCAAACCCCAGCAACTGGCCCAGAACCCTACTTCCCACCCCAGGCTGTGAGCCCCGACCTACCTCCttgagggcctgcttctccctctcggcCTCCTGCAGGTGCCGGCGGCCATCGCTCTCCAGCACTTGCAGCCGCTCCTCCGCTGCCTCCGCCCGGGCCCTCAATCTGGGCCCCTCGCGCTCCCACTGCCTCCGCTCTCGGCCAGCGGCTGCCAGGGCCTCCACCAGGGCCTCCCGTTCCCGCGACACGGCCTCCAGCTCCCGGCCGGCTGCCTCCACGGCCTCCCGCAGTCGAGCCTGCTCCCAGGCCTGGGCCTCCACCTCCCGATGGGCCTCCGTCTCTGCCCTCCGGGCCTGAGCCAGCTCCTCAGAGAGGCGGGCAGCCTCCGTGCCTCGGGCCTCAAGCCTCCGGGCCTGAGCCTCTAGCTCTGCTCGAAGGGCCTCGGCCTCTCGCCTGAGttttgtctcctcctccctcaTGGCCTCCTGCTTGGGGACACCACCAGCCAGGTTCTCCCCTGGGATGGGCCCTTCCCAGGTCTGGGCCTCCAAGGCCCCTTCTGGCTTCTGCTGGGGATTTTGCTGGCCTGGGTCCCCAACCGTCCCCTCCAGCTTCTGTTCATGCTCTCTGGCCTCTCTCTGCCCTTGGGGTAGGTCCAGCCCTTGGCCTAGGGTCTCCTGTTCCTCCAGCTGCGCGTGGAGGCTGGGCTCTGAGGGTCCAGGCTTGCTCGCAGGACCCTCCTGTCTCAGCACCTGACCTTTGGGCCCTGACTCTCCAGTCTCTCCTCCCAAGAGCTCGGCCTGAGTTTCCACCCCTGGACCTTGAGGGGAGACCACAGTGCTGGGAGTCTGAAGAAGGGCTCCATGGCTGGCCTTCTCCAGGCGATCCTGTGTTGCTCCAATGTGGCCTGACTCCTGGAGGGTCAAGTCTGAGGTCTGGGGGGCCGTGGCAGTCATCGGGAGGGGCCTTTGTATCACCTGGGGGTCTGAATCAGAAGCCTGGGGAAGCACAGCTACTCTCTCCAGGGCTGAGTCTGGTACCGGGGAAGCTGGGCCCGAGGCCTCGGTGCCTTCATCCCCCACCTGGCCAGCCAAACCCTGGGGTCGCACGTCTGAGGCCAGGCAAGTCTGGGGAGCCGCATGCAGCTCTGGGACCAAGGAGTCCTCGCTCCGCTCCTCCAGCAGGGGGTGCTGAGGGCACATGAGAGGAAGGGTCAAGCccccaggaggaggcagggaaggaccAACTaggatgggtgggggaggggactcaCCTGGCCCTCAGGCTGCCCCCGGAGGCCCTGCAGCAGGGCCCGGAGCTCCCGATTCTCCCTCTCCAGGGTCTGCAACCgcccagcctctgcctctctcacttCATCATGAAGTGAGGGGGCTGCTCCTGGCACAGGTGCTGGGACAAGGAAGATGAGGTTAGGACCCCTCCGTACCCTTGGCCAAGATCCCTGGTTCCTCCCCCCCCTTGGGAAGAGAATGAAGTCAGAAGCCATCCCCACTAGAGTTGCAGGAAAACGGGCAGCCAGCCCCACAGTCCCAGCCCCTCCACGGGGGCCCTACCCACCCTCGCACGGAGACCCCAGGGGCGGCTCCAGGCTCCGCTgaagctccagctccagctccacgttctcctctgccagctgctccacCTGATGCCGCAGAGTGTCCAGctcctgggggcggggcagggtcaGACAAGCCTTGTCCACCGCGGCCAGGCCAACGTGTGGGCTGGATCACTAGGGCAAACAAGGAGTCCGGGGTCCTAGGGAGCACTAGAGAACTCTAGGGGAAACACTGGGGTCACCAGGGGTCACAGATGACACTGACTGGGGGTCACTCGGGCCATCTCACCGCATGAGCCTCGCCCAAACGGGTCCGCAGCAGCAGATTCTCACGCTGAGCCTCGTGCAGCCTAGCGCAGCGCTCTTGAGAAGCCTCCAGCTGCTCCTCCAGGAGCGCCTTGGAGGCTTCCAGAGTCCCGGAGAGAGCCCGTTCCTcctggtggggggagcagagacaAGTGGAGATGTGATGCTGCCCCCCAAGC
Coding sequences within:
- the CCDC88B gene encoding coiled-coil domain-containing protein 88B isoform X2, producing the protein MDGGKGPRLRDFLSGSLATWALGLAGLVGEAEVPEGEEEEEGEGPLCPEKKFLHLSDGALLLRVLGIVAPSSRGGPRVVGGRDGPASQRVRNLNHLWSRLRDFYQELQLLILSPPPDLQTLGFDPFSEEAAEELEGILRLLLGASVQCEHRELFIRHIQGLGLEVQSELAAAIQEVTQPGAGVVLALAGPEPGELEPPELEMLSRSLLGTLLRLARERDMGAQRVAELLLEREPAPLLPEAPARTPPEGSSHHLALQLANAKAQLRRLRQELEEKAELLLDSQAEVQGLEAEIRRLRQEAQALSGQAKRAELYREEVEALRERAGRLPRLQEELRRCRERLQVAEACKSQLEEERALSGTLEASKALLEEQLEASQERCARLHEAQRENLLLRTRLGEAHAELDTLRHQVEQLAEENVELELELQRSLEPPLGSPCEAPVPGAAPSLHDEVREAEAGRLQTLERENRELRALLQGLRGQPEGQHPLLEERSEDSLVPELHAAPQTCLASDVRPQGLAGQVGDEGTEASGPASPVPDSALERVAVLPQASDSDPQVIQRPLPMTATAPQTSDLTLQESGHIGATQDRLEKASHGALLQTPSTVVSPQGPGVETQAELLGGETGESGPKGQVLRQEGPASKPGPSEPSLHAQLEEQETLGQGLDLPQGQREAREHEQKLEGTVGDPGQQNPQQKPEGALEAQTWEGPIPGENLAGGVPKQEAMREEETKLRREAEALRAELEAQARRLEARGTEAARLSEELAQARRAETEAHREVEAQAWEQARLREAVEAAGRELEAVSREREALVEALAAAGRERRQWEREGPRLRARAEAAEERLQVLESDGRRHLQEAEREKQALKEELEKAVVRSRELGARLEHLQSELKQAARERQEFLREQEFQHQRYQGLEQRLEAELQAAATSKEEALRELKTRALQLEEELVQLRRGPEGLGSDGHAESRTPGAQSGRLIEVERSNATLVAEKVVLQGQLQHLEGQLGSLQGRAQELLLQSQRAQEYSSRLQAEKSVLEMQGQELHRKLGVLEEEVRAARQSQEETRGQQQALLRDHEALAQLQRRQEAELEGLLVRHRDLKANMRALELAHRELQGRHEQLQAQRASVEAQEKALLAERERLMQDGHRQRSLEEELRRLQIEHDRAQKLLAEVSRERGELQGERGELRGRLARLELERAQLEVQSQRLRESNQQLDLSACRLTTQCELLTELRSAQEEENRQLLAEVQALSRENRELLERSLESRDHLHREQREYLDQLNALRREKQKLVEKIMDQYRVLEPGPLPRIKKGSWLADKVKRLMRPRREGGPHGGPRLGADGAGSTESLGGPPETELSEGREADGTGSPSPAPMRRAQSSLCLRDETLAGGRRRKLSSRFPVGRSSESFSPGDTPRQRFRQRRPGPLGAPTSQGKGPSVGWDGSIETLSEHKADANGEGLEVQEPEKRPLTPSLSQ
- the CCDC88B gene encoding coiled-coil domain-containing protein 88B isoform X3 produces the protein MALGLAGLVGEAEVPEGEEEEEGEGPLCPEKKFLHLSDGALLLRVLGIVAPSSRGGPRVVGGRDGPASQRVRNLNHLWSRLRDFYQEELQLLILSPPPDLQTLGFDPFSEEAAEELEGILRLLLGASVQCEHRELFIRHIQGLGLEVQSELAAAIQEVTQPGAGVVLALAGPEPGELEPPELEMLSRSLLGTLLRLARERDMGAQRVAELLLEREPAPLLPEAPARTPPEGSSHHLALQLANAKAQLRRLRQELEEKAELLLDSQAEVQGLEAEIRRLRQEAQALSGQAKRAELYREEVEALRERAGRLPRLQEELRRCRERLQVAEACKSQLEEERALSGTLEASKALLEEQLEASQERCARLHEAQRENLLLRTRLGEAHAELDTLRHQVEQLAEENVELELELQRSLEPPLGSPCEAPVPGAAPSLHDEVREAEAGRLQTLERENRELRALLQGLRGQPEGQHPLLEERSEDSLVPELHAAPQTCLASDVRPQGLAGQVGDEGTEASGPASPVPDSALERVAVLPQASDSDPQVIQRPLPMTATAPQTSDLTLQESGHIGATQDRLEKASHGALLQTPSTVVSPQGPGVETQAELLGGETGESGPKGQVLRQEGPASKPGPSEPSLHAQLEEQETLGQGLDLPQGQREAREHEQKLEGTVGDPGQQNPQQKPEGALEAQTWEGPIPGENLAGGVPKQEAMREEETKLRREAEALRAELEAQARRLEARGTEAARLSEELAQARRAETEAHREVEAQAWEQARLREAVEAAGRELEAVSREREALVEALAAAGRERRQWEREGPRLRARAEAAEERLQVLESDGRRHLQEAEREKQALKEELEKAVVRSRELGARLEHLQSELKQAARERQEFLREQEFQHQRYQGLEQRLEAELQAAATSKEEALRELKTRALQLEEELVQLRRGPEGLGSDGHAESRTPGAQSGRLIEVERSNATLVAEKVVLQGQLQHLEGQLGSLQGRAQELLLQSQRAQEYSSRLQAEKSVLEMQGQELHRKLGVLEEEVRAARQSQEETRGQQQALLRDHEALAQLQRRQEAELEGLLVRHRDLKANMRALELAHRELQGRHEQLQAQRASVEAQEKALLAERERLMQDGHRQRSLEEELRRLQIEHDRAQKLLAEVSRERGELQGERGELRGRLARLELERAQLEVQSQRLRESNQQLDLSACRLTTQCELLTELRSAQEEENRQLLAEVQALSRENRELLERSLESRDHLHREQREYLDQLNALRREKQKLVEKIMDQYRVLEPGPLPRIKKGSWLADKVKRLMRPRREGGPHGGPRLGADGAGSTESLGGPPETELSEGREADGTGSPSPAPMRRAQSSLCLRDETLAGGRRRKLSSRFPVGRSSESFSPGDTPRQRFRQRRPGPLGAPTSQGKGPSVGWDGSIETLSEHKADANGEGLEVQEPEKRPLTPSLSQ
- the CCDC88B gene encoding coiled-coil domain-containing protein 88B isoform X1, which codes for MDGGKGPRLRDFLSGSLATWALGLAGLVGEAEVPEGEEEEEGEGPLCPEKKFLHLSDGALLLRVLGIVAPSSRGGPRVVGGRDGPASQRVRNLNHLWSRLRDFYQEELQLLILSPPPDLQTLGFDPFSEEAAEELEGILRLLLGASVQCEHRELFIRHIQGLGLEVQSELAAAIQEVTQPGAGVVLALAGPEPGELEPPELEMLSRSLLGTLLRLARERDMGAQRVAELLLEREPAPLLPEAPARTPPEGSSHHLALQLANAKAQLRRLRQELEEKAELLLDSQAEVQGLEAEIRRLRQEAQALSGQAKRAELYREEVEALRERAGRLPRLQEELRRCRERLQVAEACKSQLEEERALSGTLEASKALLEEQLEASQERCARLHEAQRENLLLRTRLGEAHAELDTLRHQVEQLAEENVELELELQRSLEPPLGSPCEAPVPGAAPSLHDEVREAEAGRLQTLERENRELRALLQGLRGQPEGQHPLLEERSEDSLVPELHAAPQTCLASDVRPQGLAGQVGDEGTEASGPASPVPDSALERVAVLPQASDSDPQVIQRPLPMTATAPQTSDLTLQESGHIGATQDRLEKASHGALLQTPSTVVSPQGPGVETQAELLGGETGESGPKGQVLRQEGPASKPGPSEPSLHAQLEEQETLGQGLDLPQGQREAREHEQKLEGTVGDPGQQNPQQKPEGALEAQTWEGPIPGENLAGGVPKQEAMREEETKLRREAEALRAELEAQARRLEARGTEAARLSEELAQARRAETEAHREVEAQAWEQARLREAVEAAGRELEAVSREREALVEALAAAGRERRQWEREGPRLRARAEAAEERLQVLESDGRRHLQEAEREKQALKEELEKAVVRSRELGARLEHLQSELKQAARERQEFLREQEFQHQRYQGLEQRLEAELQAAATSKEEALRELKTRALQLEEELVQLRRGPEGLGSDGHAESRTPGAQSGRLIEVERSNATLVAEKVVLQGQLQHLEGQLGSLQGRAQELLLQSQRAQEYSSRLQAEKSVLEMQGQELHRKLGVLEEEVRAARQSQEETRGQQQALLRDHEALAQLQRRQEAELEGLLVRHRDLKANMRALELAHRELQGRHEQLQAQRASVEAQEKALLAERERLMQDGHRQRSLEEELRRLQIEHDRAQKLLAEVSRERGELQGERGELRGRLARLELERAQLEVQSQRLRESNQQLDLSACRLTTQCELLTELRSAQEEENRQLLAEVQALSRENRELLERSLESRDHLHREQREYLDQLNALRREKQKLVEKIMDQYRVLEPGPLPRIKKGSWLADKVKRLMRPRREGGPHGGPRLGADGAGSTESLGGPPETELSEGREADGTGSPSPAPMRRAQSSLCLRDETLAGGRRRKLSSRFPVGRSSESFSPGDTPRQRFRQRRPGPLGAPTSQGKGPSVGWDGSIETLSEHKADANGEGLEVQEPEKRPLTPSLSQ